From the Chanodichthys erythropterus isolate Z2021 chromosome 9, ASM2448905v1, whole genome shotgun sequence genome, the window GTACAGAGGCTCCGTAGATTTGCACTAAACAAGCCTAAACAGACAGTGAATGTGAGAGAGACCGACTGAGCGCGTGCGATTACCTGCGTCTGTCCTTCAGGCCGAGATATATATTCGTGAAAAAAAGTTGTCGTGTCCAAGGATAGCGAAATCTCTGCCTTAGCATCGAAGCATTACTGGTCAGCTGAGCCGTATGAAGTGGCGCTCAACGTTAAAATGATTTCAACAGCTTGTTTCATTTCATCtcttttttgaatgaatctgcgTTTTTGAACGTGCAGATGAATGAACGGTTTAAAGACTCAAAAACAGTCCCTTGCCGCCACCTTGTGTCACAACAATGTAACTACACTGACTGACAGCCCGTCTAGAACGCGCAGAGATGAGTAGGCTAATGTTAGTTCTGCTTATACTCGTGAAATATCAGCAGAAAGTCTTGTTTAGTCAGATTCGATGATCGGAACTAACTATTATACATACAATAGCTCTACCATCTTATTGTCAGgtttatgttctgttttgtAGACCCTTATTTTGACATTCTCTTTACTTCAATGCTCTATTTAGTTTCGTTATTGAatatgatctctctctctctctctctatatatggCGGTAATACCGCATATCGCGCTATTGAGCCACTCAAAAATACCGCAAGGGAAATTCCTTAACCGCGacagccctatatatatatatatatatatatatatatatatatatatatatatatatatatatatatatatatatatatatatatatatatatatattatagggtggttgtgtacacactgCACACTTGTATGtgcaaacaccatgtaaaagtgaattttgcataaaggTCCCCTTTATGAGCATGTAAGGGCTCCCTATATAGTTTGCCACATGAGCAgagatttataatattttttcatatattatatatcacttCACCATGACAGAGAAGAGAGTGAGAACGCCCAGCTGATGTTATTGCCTGTGCTGCCTTTTTCTTGcaactataatatatatatatatatatatatatatatatatatatatatatatatatatatatatatatatatatacactacagtttcaAGAAAAAGGCAGGATAGGCAATAACATCAGCTGGGCATTCTCGCTCTCTTCTCTGTCATGGTGAAGAGACACAcccgtgaaaatatttagaggctttgttaaccacagtcCTTCTTTCaagcgatttagcaaaaacccatttaAAAAACCTATAGACTTTAGGGCGATGGAAccagaagtcctaaaatgctaactcacttCGGGTAttgcatacaaaaacacatcatctctgaggtactctataacATAAAATTGAAAAACTTTGCTTTCTACCACTCTGTCTctcctaaacacacacacacacacacacacacagaagtgTTAGCACTGCTCCACTACTTCGCagtaaaatagaaaaataatttcACTACAAGAAAGTTCAGTAACAAAGTTACTAACAAATGAGATCTGGACATTCACAGGTAAGCAGACTCACTCTCTCCATCCAAACTGCAGAGAACTACTAATTTCTTTGAAACTACACTTAAGGTGTAACTCTCGATGGTGTATTATTCAAATTCAATAGATCCATCTATGAAACTCTATATGTGTCATGAATAGTACTAAAGTAGCATGGTAGCcatttttaaacattgttttaaaaaacatgtGATATATGATATATCTCCTTCTAAGAATCCTTTGAGCTCTGGTCCCCACCCATAGCTGAAGGGACACTTGACATAATCGCAAAGACAAGTTGCATTACAAACTGCGTTAGTTGAATTACACAATCTTACAAGCAATTATCTAAATATTGGCTGTCATGCATTTCAGAAAAGCATAAATCCTCACAATCCACAATGTTAATCCTCATATGAGTTGCAAAACCAGACATGAGTGCTGTAAAAACTTGCATAACTTGCAATACATTATCTTGTTCTAAAAAGAGGGTCACATGGTTAGAGTTCACAAATGTCAGCACCGCCTAGTTATTGTCTAAGGAAAGAATGTATTTACAGGTATATAGGAGTGGTTTAAAGAACGGGCTCTGACAGAACACAAGcacatctcattttctcacccAACAAGAATCAGTTACAGATTCTCTTGCTACTGATGGAGCTCATGAATGTGTAGCACGACAACAACATTTTCAAAAGGTATTTTACtggattttattatattatactgctgtcatgtaaacatctttctATGACTGGGACAGATCTAGTTGGTAAACTTGAGGAAAGAAACTTTGCTTAAAACAACATCTTTacatatgtatttttaaagaaGTGCCTGTGTTTAATATTTGTGACTAGCAATGAATGGAACTAAAGTGGCAGACCACAAAATCCTGCTTGACCGGTTTGACAAGAGATAAGGCATTTTCTTAGTGCTCATCAGCAGGGTGCTAGTTTAACATTTATGTAGGAGTACTCCTTTTTTTAAAGACTTACATCAATACATCTGCTTTACACTTATGTTGCTTGAGCTATACATAGATGTTAATGTCACAAAATAGGCACTGGAATACTAGCTGCAAAGTTAAGCagcaaaaatatttaatgttaatataaaaaGTTTAGATTGAAACCTAACTACCTCAAACAACAGCGGCCCATGATTATTTCCAAcatattggtaacacttcatattattaaaaaaatgttgatttatattatattgtatgatttatattataaagtgatttatattattgtattataaagttattataaagtgttcaCAACATAACTTATGAGATGCCAATAAAATACTTTACATGCTGCAATCAGCTGGAAAATGCACAtgtactctaaaaaatgctgggttaaaaatttTAACGTTAATAtcaataatcaaaaggtgaacattaataatcaatgtaataaatgtttattgttttattattattcattatattattcattaaatgtaCTAATAatgaatgttcatttattaaacattaataaatgttaatttccaacatactttcattttaagcaagcaatatggtcatttttaaacaatagttgagttaaaactacccagcaggttgggagaaaatatttaacccaatcactgggtcaaaacagcccaattgctgagtttgtccattttcaacccaacttgggttgtttttaacatttattagaGTGCATTTTTATTAAGTTACTGGAATGGACGCACTCAAAAAGTatctttacctttttttttttacctttttttttgtggtattttaggtaaaaaaaaaatgatagcaATAAACCCATTCTATTCAGTCATGCAGTCAACATTGGATGTGGTGTGTCGTGGTGCGACTCGACAAATTCCTAACAATAAACTGATACCCCACTGTATTTGTGACAGTCTCCAAGTGCTTGTGCTACTTCTGCACAAAAAATGAATGGATTTGCAACAGTCACTAATTTTGATACAATTTATAGCAACATATCATGATAGACATCTTTAAGATTCAGTTCTCATATTGTCAAATACGTCCACAAGAACGGTTTACAGCTCTGCCCTGAGCAATGCATGGATATCTTTTTTCAACAACAAAATTTATGTCTTAATGTCCACCATTTCTATTTCCTTCTCTGATGATTTCTAGTCACTACAAGTGGTGTCAAGGCAAGCTTATTTGCAATGTTCTTTcctatgtatttgtattttgtattgttgCAGACGTTTTTCCATGTACATGccgcaataaaaaaaaaaaaattaaaaaaaaaagtttttttttttttttttttttgcccgttttaaacaatataattaTCTTGAGACTCGGAGCACACCACAAACACTACTCCATGTCTGAGTCTGCTCACTTATCAAACAAAGTATGCAAGATGCAATTAACAATCACACTGTCTATACCTTAATTTTACATTGGTGCATATGATGCATTTTACATTCAAAACGTTTAGTCTCACTGTTAGACAATGGGGGATTCATTTTATTTGCTCTGACCAATCATTtgattattttgtgttttcaggGTGAACTGAGACCAAATGTTTAATCTGCACTCATCATCAGCGATTATGATGGCCGTCATCTGGCCAAAGGGGATAAATGAGAAATTTCCCCAAGATGAGACCCTGCAATACCTGCTCATTCTGTGCACCAAAGTAGGTTTGAACACATTCGTTTTGTCTTTCTGGAGGCATAGCATTCTCAAGTCACTCCTGGGACTCTGCAGTGTCTCTATGTACGCGGCAGACGTGCTGTTGGTCTGTGCGGTCTCCGGCGCATGGCTCTTCAAAGAACATCTACCCACCTCTACCTCAATGTGCTTCATCCTGGCTCATGGATCGGCTGTCTACGCCCTGCTTCCTCTACCCATACTCATCGCTGGGGCATTTGACTACGCTAGCTACCCAAACCTTGACATTACCCGTAGCTCTCGGAGCAGGGTTGTTAGTTACTGGATTATGGTTGTGCTTATGTGGGCATCAGCATTCGTCTACACCTACcactacacagacacacaaccTACAGAGATTTACAAAGACAAGTTGAGAGTAACAGTGTGTCATGTTCACGGATCTACCGTAGTGTTTCAATTTAATATGCAGATATCTATTGCGGTGGGTCTCATACTTCTGCTTTATTTTAAGAAACTGATTGGTTGGCTCAGTAGAGCCAATAAATTGG encodes:
- the si:dkeyp-100a1.6 gene encoding probable G-protein coupled receptor 160; the protein is MFNLHSSSAIMMAVIWPKGINEKFPQDETLQYLLILCTKVGLNTFVLSFWRHSILKSLLGLCSVSMYAADVLLVCAVSGAWLFKEHLPTSTSMCFILAHGSAVYALLPLPILIAGAFDYASYPNLDITRSSRSRVVSYWIMVVLMWASAFVYTYHYTDTQPTEIYKDKLRVTVCHVHGSTVVFQFNMQISIAVGLILLLYFKKLIGWLSRANKLAELRSIFVPDQDFPYSQFGEWGKSEIQESSPPFFVSLTLGFAVNWAPYLLMCLTCAMVGFVVPAYASVNLLWMACANSVLVGIAFWFRSDKTGPYSKFPDETCFWNTYWQLSKGTLPTVDTMLPTKLYRMVHKPTMPFQEI